Genomic window (Stenotrophomonas maltophilia):
GCACCCGCGAGTTCTACGGCCAGCGCGAAGCCCCGGTATTCGGCAGCTTCACCATCAGCCGCTCGCTGTAAGGTAGGTGCCGACCGTTGGTCGGCACACCGATTCCAACGAAAAAGGCCGGCTTTCGCCGGCCTTTTCCTTCACCACGCGGTTGCGTGGATCATTCCGATTCCCACCACATCCAGAAGCTGTCCCACAGGCGCTTGAAGAAGCCAGCCTGTTCGACGGCGGCCACAGCCACCAGCGGTGCCTCGGCGATGACCTTGCCATCCAGGGTGACCTTCACGGTACCGATCTGCTGGCCGGCGGTGAACGGTGCTTCCAGGGTCTTGGGCACGTCGATGCTCGGCTTCAGGTCGTTGTAGCGGCCGCGCGGCACGCTCACCAGCATCGGCTGGGCCACGCCCAGCTGCACCTTGTCGGTGGTGCCCTTCCAGACCTTGTGCTCGGCCACGGCCTTGCCCGGCTCATACAGGCGGTGGGTCTCGAAGAAGCGGAAGCCCCAGTTCAGCAGGGCCAGGCTGTCATCGGCACGCTGCTTTTCCGACGCACCGCCCAGCACCACGGCGATCAGGCGCTGGTCGCCACGCTGTGCCGAGCTCATCAGGCAGTAGCCGGCTTCGGAGGTGTGACCGGTCTTGATGCCGTCCACGCTACCATCGCGCCACAGCAGCAGGTTGCGATTCGGCTGCTTGATGTTGCCGACCTGGAATTCCTTGATCTTGTTGTACGCGTAGGTTTCCGGGTAATCGCGCACCATCGCGCGGCCCAGCAGTGCCAGATCGTAGGCAGTGCTGTGGTGACCCTGCGCGGTCAGGCCGTGGGCGTTGACGAAGTGCGAGTCCTTCATCCCGATCTTGGCGGCGTAGCTGTTCATCAGCGACGCAAAGGCTTCTTCGCTGCCAGCCACGTGCTCGGCCAGGGCGATCGCGGCGTCATTGCCGGACTGGATCGCCATGCCCTTTTCCATGTCTTCCAGGCGTGCGGTCTGGTTGACCGGGAAGCCGCTGTAGCTGCCGTCGGTGCCGGCGCCACCTTCGCGCCAGGCGCGCTCGCTCATCATCACCTGGTCATCCGCACGGACCTTGCCGTTCTTGACCTCGGCGGCGATCACGTAGGACGTCATCACCTTGGTGATGCTGGCCGGGGCCAACTGCTCGTGGACGTTCTCGCCAGCCAGCACCTGGCCGGTGGCGTAATCCATCAGGACCCAGGCTTTGGACACGCTCGGCGCCGGGGCCGGCGGAGTGGCAACGGTAGCCGGGGCAGCAGCGGCGGCGGCAGGCGCCGGCGTGGCCGGAGTCGGCAGCGGCGTCTGGGCGGAAGCCAGGCCGACCACCAGGGTGGCGGCCAGGGCGGTGGCGGC
Coding sequences:
- a CDS encoding D-alanyl-D-alanine carboxypeptidase family protein, with amino-acid sequence MNFRSAATALAATLVVGLASAQTPLPTPATPAPAAAAAAPATVATPPAPAPSVSKAWVLMDYATGQVLAGENVHEQLAPASITKVMTSYVIAAEVKNGKVRADDQVMMSERAWREGGAGTDGSYSGFPVNQTARLEDMEKGMAIQSGNDAAIALAEHVAGSEEAFASLMNSYAAKIGMKDSHFVNAHGLTAQGHHSTAYDLALLGRAMVRDYPETYAYNKIKEFQVGNIKQPNRNLLLWRDGSVDGIKTGHTSEAGYCLMSSAQRGDQRLIAVVLGGASEKQRADDSLALLNWGFRFFETHRLYEPGKAVAEHKVWKGTTDKVQLGVAQPMLVSVPRGRYNDLKPSIDVPKTLEAPFTAGQQIGTVKVTLDGKVIAEAPLVAVAAVEQAGFFKRLWDSFWMWWESE